In one Erythrobacteraceae bacterium WH01K genomic region, the following are encoded:
- a CDS encoding DUF2793 domain-containing protein, with protein sequence MTSPTAFQARTARFDLPLLFSGQSQKEFIVNEALCRVASLLHPVIEERRSVPPSSPEEGKSWLVDAGASGAWEGLAGALASWSGGDWVFVQPVDGLRCYDRSSGATLFYDGEWQAPSMPELPAGGATQDSEARAAIAGLVEALRNAGIA encoded by the coding sequence ATGACCAGTCCGACCGCCTTCCAGGCACGAACCGCGCGTTTCGATCTCCCGCTTCTGTTTTCCGGGCAATCGCAGAAGGAATTCATCGTCAACGAGGCGCTGTGCCGCGTGGCCTCTCTGCTACACCCCGTGATCGAGGAGCGGCGCAGCGTTCCGCCATCCTCTCCGGAAGAAGGGAAATCATGGCTGGTCGACGCCGGCGCGTCCGGTGCATGGGAAGGGCTCGCAGGCGCTCTTGCCAGCTGGTCGGGTGGCGACTGGGTTTTCGTACAACCCGTGGACGGCCTTCGTTGCTACGACCGGTCTTCCGGAGCGACGCTCTTTTATGACGGCGAATGGCAGGCGCCATCGATGCCCGAACTTCCCGCCGGCGGCGCAACGCAGGACAGCGAGGCCAGGGCTGCCATTGCCGGTCTCGTCGAAGCTTTGCGGAATGCGGGAATTGCCTGA
- a CDS encoding cold shock domain-containing protein, translated as MGYDRGRRKGRDKRDNIGEDSFDPFGGGGDFGGNRGGDRGGYGGGGGYGGGGGGFGGGDRGGYGGGGGGGRGGFGGSGGPRGGGGGGGFNRMPAQVVGTGKGTVKFFNAQKGFGFIQQEGGGEDVFVHISAVERAGLEGLGEGQGLEFNLVDRGGKVSAQDLQIVGDVVEVQGGGTGADRGGPPQRELTGEKATGTVKFFNSMKGFGFLVRDDGQPDAFVHISAVERSGLSQINEGERYEFDLEVDRRGKHSAVNLVPAQG; from the coding sequence ATGGGTTACGACAGAGGACGTCGCAAAGGCCGCGACAAGCGGGACAATATCGGCGAAGACAGCTTCGATCCGTTTGGCGGAGGCGGCGATTTCGGCGGTAATCGTGGTGGCGACCGTGGCGGCTATGGCGGCGGTGGCGGTTACGGCGGCGGAGGCGGCGGCTTCGGCGGTGGCGATCGCGGCGGTTACGGCGGCGGTGGCGGCGGTGGTCGTGGCGGCTTCGGCGGCAGCGGCGGACCTCGCGGCGGCGGCGGTGGCGGCGGGTTCAACCGCATGCCGGCCCAGGTCGTCGGAACCGGCAAGGGAACCGTGAAGTTCTTCAACGCCCAGAAAGGCTTCGGCTTCATCCAGCAGGAAGGCGGGGGCGAAGACGTCTTCGTGCACATTTCCGCTGTCGAACGTGCCGGGCTCGAAGGCCTGGGCGAAGGACAGGGGCTGGAATTCAATCTCGTCGATCGCGGCGGAAAGGTATCCGCACAGGACCTGCAGATCGTCGGCGATGTCGTCGAAGTGCAGGGTGGCGGCACCGGCGCCGATCGCGGCGGTCCGCCCCAGCGCGAGCTGACCGGCGAGAAGGCAACCGGTACGGTCAAGTTCTTCAACTCGATGAAGGGCTTCGGCTTCCTCGTCCGCGACGATGGCCAGCCCGATGCGTTCGTGCACATCAGCGCGGTCGAACGTTCCGGCCTTTCGCAGATCAACGAAGGCGAACGCTACGAGTTCGACCTGGAAGTCGACCGCCGAGGGAAGCACTCGGCAGTGAACCTGGTGCCGGCGCAGGGCTAG
- a CDS encoding superoxide dismutase family protein: MRIPSTLALAASVLAIAGCQSVYDLPTERIGSARMTLANGVPAGTAQLVASGDTVSLAIAATGIPAGEHGFHLHTTGKCERPDFQSAGGHLNPTNEGHGLEDADGSHLGDLPNLMVPASGTVTTTVDLRGSRADIERYLFDSDGTAVMIHADPDDGTTDPSGNAGPRIACGVLTRS; encoded by the coding sequence ATGCGCATTCCTTCCACCCTCGCACTTGCTGCCAGCGTTCTTGCTATCGCGGGATGCCAGTCGGTCTACGACCTTCCTACCGAACGCATCGGAAGCGCGCGCATGACCCTCGCAAACGGAGTTCCGGCGGGCACCGCCCAGCTCGTCGCATCGGGTGATACCGTCTCGCTCGCAATCGCTGCTACCGGTATTCCGGCGGGCGAGCATGGTTTCCATCTTCACACGACGGGCAAATGCGAACGCCCGGACTTCCAGTCGGCAGGTGGCCACCTCAATCCCACGAATGAGGGACACGGCCTGGAAGACGCCGACGGAAGTCACCTCGGCGACCTCCCCAACCTCATGGTGCCGGCGTCGGGAACCGTAACGACTACGGTGGACCTGCGCGGCAGCCGCGCGGATATCGAGCGTTACCTGTTCGACAGCGACGGAACGGCGGTCATGATCCACGCCGATCCGGACGACGGCACGACCGATCCGTCGGGCAATGCCGGTCCGCGGATCGCCTGCGGCGTCCTGACGCGCAGCTGA
- a CDS encoding OmpA family protein — protein sequence MRKLVIGMAMASTALTVPAHAREDAWYVELDGGVAVVEDIDLDINGVAGDLAVGHDEGFDFGGIVGYDFGGARLEAEVSYREADIEGITAGADGFPAGGPVGLARNGIFPANGDTSNLSFMINGLADFGPDDGLQAFVGGGVGVARTDIGATVNTALPDGFDDSDTGFAYQLLAGVRAPLTETIDVGLKYRMLTQPDVSIIDSAGRQNDGRFRSHSILGTLAINFGEPAAPPPPPPPPPPPPPPPPPPPPPPPVVECNTGPYIVFFDWDQSDITPAASTILNNAVSAYANCGTASVMLAGHTDRSGSVQYNIGLAERRNESVRQYLTGRGVPGARISSEAFGESQPRVPTADGVRELQNRRVEITYGPGSGM from the coding sequence ATGCGGAAACTCGTCATAGGCATGGCGATGGCATCGACGGCACTTACCGTGCCGGCCCATGCCCGCGAAGATGCCTGGTACGTCGAACTCGATGGCGGCGTTGCAGTCGTTGAAGACATCGATCTCGACATCAACGGTGTGGCCGGTGACCTTGCAGTCGGTCACGACGAAGGCTTCGACTTCGGCGGTATCGTCGGTTACGACTTCGGTGGCGCACGCCTCGAAGCGGAAGTCAGCTATCGCGAAGCCGACATCGAAGGCATTACCGCAGGCGCCGACGGCTTCCCCGCCGGTGGCCCGGTTGGCCTGGCTCGCAACGGCATCTTTCCTGCCAACGGCGATACCAGCAACCTCAGCTTCATGATCAACGGCCTGGCCGATTTCGGTCCCGATGACGGCCTGCAGGCATTCGTCGGCGGCGGTGTCGGCGTTGCACGCACCGACATCGGCGCGACGGTCAACACGGCTCTGCCCGACGGTTTCGACGATTCCGACACCGGCTTTGCTTACCAGCTTCTCGCTGGTGTGCGCGCTCCGCTGACGGAAACCATCGATGTGGGCCTGAAGTACCGCATGCTGACGCAGCCCGACGTGTCGATCATCGACAGCGCCGGTCGTCAGAACGACGGTCGCTTCCGTTCGCACTCGATCCTGGGTACGCTGGCAATTAACTTCGGCGAACCGGCAGCACCGCCGCCCCCGCCGCCGCCGCCGCCCCCGCCGCCGCCTCCCCCGCCGCCTCCGCCGCCGCCTCCGCCGGTCGTGGAATGCAACACGGGTCCGTACATCGTGTTCTTCGACTGGGATCAGTCGGACATTACGCCGGCAGCGTCGACCATTCTCAACAATGCGGTTTCGGCTTACGCGAACTGCGGTACGGCTTCGGTCATGCTCGCAGGTCACACCGACCGTTCGGGCAGCGTCCAGTACAACATCGGCCTGGCCGAGCGTCGTAACGAATCTGTCCGTCAGTACCTCACGGGCCGCGGTGTCCCGGGTGCACGCATCAGCAGCGAAGCCTTCGGCGAATCGCAGCCGCGCGTCCCGACTGCCGATGGTGTCCGCGAACTGCAGAACCGTCGCGTCGAGATCACTTACGGTCCGGGTTCGGGCATGTAA
- a CDS encoding Hsp33 family molecular chaperone HslO, whose translation MDKITETYSDTLLGFSLPERDARGRAVRLDDVADLILSAHAYPRPVAKLLEEALVLAALIGGAIDKGEGQMTLQAQSRGGAITLLVCDYKGGQLRGYADFDEDAVAALPSRPDLQALFGEGHLAITFDMNDERGRYQGIVPLEGPSLTSACQHYFIQSEQVPTIIRTAVSMEADGARAGGLLIQHLPDGEEGRERLHVRLDNPHWEHVSILGGSVQADELLDPDLSMEAIVWRLFHEEKEVRVLKGAKVSRGCRCSVEHYEAVIARFPKNEQAQMRDDDGNILVDCAFCSKVFTLGS comes from the coding sequence ATGGACAAAATCACGGAAACATATTCGGACACGCTTCTTGGCTTCAGCCTGCCGGAGCGTGACGCACGCGGTCGCGCCGTCAGGCTCGACGATGTCGCCGATCTTATTCTCTCGGCCCACGCCTATCCGCGCCCTGTGGCGAAACTGCTCGAAGAGGCGCTCGTCCTCGCTGCGCTGATCGGCGGCGCGATCGACAAGGGCGAGGGGCAGATGACGTTGCAGGCCCAGTCAAGGGGCGGCGCGATTACGCTGCTCGTGTGCGACTACAAGGGCGGCCAGCTCAGGGGCTATGCCGACTTCGACGAAGACGCCGTAGCGGCGCTGCCCTCGCGTCCCGACCTGCAAGCCTTGTTCGGAGAGGGCCACCTGGCCATCACCTTCGACATGAATGACGAGCGGGGCCGCTACCAGGGGATCGTCCCGTTGGAGGGGCCGTCGCTGACCTCAGCCTGCCAGCACTACTTCATTCAGTCGGAACAGGTGCCCACCATCATCCGCACCGCGGTCAGCATGGAAGCGGACGGTGCACGTGCCGGCGGCCTGCTGATCCAGCACCTGCCCGACGGCGAGGAAGGGCGCGAGCGCCTGCATGTCCGGCTCGACAATCCGCACTGGGAGCATGTCTCCATCCTGGGCGGCAGCGTGCAGGCGGACGAACTGCTCGACCCGGATCTCTCCATGGAAGCGATCGTCTGGCGGTTGTTCCACGAGGAAAAGGAAGTGCGCGTCCTGAAAGGCGCGAAAGTCTCGCGTGGCTGCCGATGCTCGGTCGAGCACTACGAGGCGGTCATCGCCCGCTTTCCCAAAAACGAACAGGCCCAGATGCGCGACGACGATGGCAACATCCTCGTTGATTGCGCCTTCTGCTCAAAGGTTTTCACGCTCGGTTCCTAG
- the queC gene encoding 7-cyano-7-deazaguanine synthase QueC: protein MNGNTDTTEKAAVVLLSGGLDSMVTAAIAQEQGFRVHALTVDYGQRHVRELQSARGIAEKLGVVRHSEIALDLRSFGGSALTDDIDVPKDGVGSDIPVTYVPARNLVFLALTTAFAEASGATDIFIGVNALDYSGYPDCRPEFIASFAETARLGTKAGVEGQPFNIHAPLQHMTKADIARETDRLGLDPAWSWSCYDPLPDGRACGECDSCRLRLKGFEEAGLVDGTVYGNKD from the coding sequence ATGAACGGGAACACGGATACCACGGAAAAGGCGGCGGTCGTCCTGCTTTCGGGCGGGCTCGATTCGATGGTGACGGCAGCGATTGCGCAGGAGCAGGGCTTCCGCGTACATGCCCTCACCGTCGATTACGGGCAGCGTCATGTGCGAGAATTGCAGTCCGCGCGCGGCATCGCAGAGAAGCTCGGCGTGGTGCGTCACAGCGAGATTGCGCTCGACCTGCGCAGTTTCGGCGGCTCTGCCCTGACCGACGACATCGACGTTCCGAAGGATGGCGTGGGCTCCGACATACCCGTTACCTACGTTCCGGCGCGCAACCTTGTTTTCCTCGCCCTGACTACCGCCTTTGCCGAAGCGAGCGGGGCGACGGACATCTTCATCGGCGTGAACGCGCTGGATTATTCGGGCTACCCCGACTGCCGCCCCGAATTCATCGCCAGCTTCGCTGAGACCGCCCGGCTGGGGACGAAGGCAGGGGTCGAGGGCCAGCCCTTCAACATCCATGCCCCGCTGCAGCACATGACGAAGGCGGACATCGCCCGCGAGACCGACCGCCTCGGCCTCGATCCGGCGTGGAGCTGGTCGTGCTACGATCCGCTGCCGGATGGCCGGGCATGCGGGGAATGCGACAGTTGCCGGCTGCGCCTGAAAGGTTTTGAAGAAGCCGGGCTTGTGGATGGAACGGTTTACGGCAACAAGGACTGA
- a CDS encoding aspartate aminotransferase family protein — protein MSITPLMPVYPRCSVRPVRGDNCHLIDEDGTRYLDFASGIAVNLLGHSHEGLIGAIKEQAETLMHVSNLYGSPQGEALAQQLVDNTFADTVFFTNSGAEAVETAIKTARAYHQHGDPDTKRTEIITFTNAFHGRTMATISASNQEKMHHGFKPLLPGFVYCEFDNLDMAKSLVSERTAGFLVEPIQGEGGIRPASQEFMDGLKALCDEHDLMLVLDEVQCGVARTGKLYAHEHYGVTPDIVATAKGIGGGFPLGACLATEKAARGMVFGTHGSTYGGNPLAMAAGKAVMDAVANEAFLAEVTEKGERIRTRLEQFIGNYPDLFELVRGKGLMLGIKMKVESRPFFVHLRDNHQLLMVAAGDQTIRVLPPLVIGDDEIEEFFEKLSAGAASYEVPEAA, from the coding sequence ATGTCCATCACCCCGCTCATGCCCGTCTATCCCCGCTGCAGCGTGCGTCCGGTCCGCGGTGACAATTGCCACCTGATCGACGAGGACGGCACCCGCTATCTCGACTTCGCCAGCGGCATTGCGGTGAACCTGCTGGGCCACAGCCACGAAGGGCTCATCGGCGCGATCAAGGAACAGGCGGAGACGCTGATGCATGTCTCCAACCTCTATGGCAGCCCGCAGGGCGAGGCGCTGGCGCAGCAGCTGGTCGACAACACTTTTGCCGACACCGTATTCTTCACAAATTCCGGAGCGGAGGCGGTCGAGACCGCGATCAAGACCGCGCGTGCCTATCACCAGCATGGCGACCCCGACACGAAGCGCACGGAGATCATCACCTTCACCAATGCCTTCCACGGGCGCACGATGGCGACGATCAGCGCCAGCAACCAGGAGAAGATGCATCACGGGTTCAAGCCGCTCCTGCCCGGGTTCGTCTATTGCGAATTCGACAATCTCGACATGGCGAAGAGCCTCGTCAGCGAACGGACGGCCGGTTTCCTGGTGGAGCCGATCCAGGGCGAAGGCGGTATCCGCCCTGCCAGCCAGGAATTCATGGATGGCCTGAAGGCGCTGTGTGACGAGCACGACCTCATGCTGGTGCTGGACGAAGTCCAGTGCGGCGTCGCCCGCACCGGCAAGCTTTACGCCCACGAGCATTACGGCGTGACCCCCGATATCGTGGCGACGGCGAAGGGCATCGGCGGAGGCTTCCCGCTGGGCGCTTGCCTGGCAACGGAGAAGGCGGCGCGCGGCATGGTCTTCGGCACCCACGGATCCACCTATGGCGGCAATCCGCTGGCGATGGCCGCGGGCAAGGCCGTGATGGACGCGGTGGCGAACGAGGCTTTCCTCGCCGAAGTGACCGAAAAGGGCGAGCGCATCCGCACAAGGCTGGAACAGTTCATCGGCAACTATCCCGACCTGTTCGAACTCGTTCGCGGCAAGGGCCTGATGCTGGGTATCAAGATGAAGGTCGAAAGCCGGCCCTTCTTCGTCCACCTGCGGGACAATCACCAGCTCCTGATGGTGGCTGCCGGCGACCAGACCATCCGCGTCCTGCCCCCGCTTGTCATCGGCGACGACGAGATCGAGGAATTCTTCGAGAAACTGTCGGCCGGTGCGGCCAGTTACGAGGTTCCGGAAGCAGCATGA
- a CDS encoding TIGR01244 family sulfur transferase has product MTDFRKLSDTVLASPQITPADIDAAKAQGVTLIVNNRPDGESPDQPAGGDIESAAAAAGIDYLAIPVTSAGFSQPQVKAMSEALGGAEGKVLAYCRSGTRSTLLWSLAQASMGADPDAVTAAADAGYDVSPVRPAMDMFAGQARS; this is encoded by the coding sequence ATGACCGATTTCAGGAAGCTTTCCGACACTGTCCTGGCCAGCCCGCAGATTACCCCTGCCGATATCGATGCCGCAAAGGCGCAAGGGGTGACGCTGATCGTCAACAATCGTCCGGACGGCGAATCGCCCGACCAGCCTGCCGGTGGAGACATCGAATCCGCCGCTGCCGCAGCCGGCATCGATTATCTGGCGATTCCCGTCACCTCTGCCGGGTTCAGCCAGCCGCAGGTAAAGGCAATGTCCGAGGCACTGGGCGGAGCAGAGGGCAAGGTGCTGGCCTATTGCCGCTCGGGCACCCGTTCGACCCTGCTGTGGTCCCTTGCCCAGGCCAGCATGGGTGCAGACCCCGATGCCGTGACCGCCGCCGCCGATGCAGGTTACGATGTCTCGCCCGTCCGTCCGGCGATGGACATGTTCGCAGGGCAGGCGCGCAGCTGA
- a CDS encoding MFS transporter, producing the protein MTADSAQAATTDPAFDPDGKVPAYSWYALSILVIVYVLNFVDRNIISILAEDIKADLGLRDDQIGFLYGTAFGVFYALFGIPLGKLADNWHRVRLMTAGLFIWSAFTALSGFAKNFTTLSVARIGVGVGEATASPSAYSLISDWFPKKMRATALAIYSSGLYIGGGISLLIGGAIVETWNGSYPVDAPLGLAGWQAAFIAVGLPGILLACLVFTLKEPLRGQSEGIITPPAKDPFRGFGRELIAVIPPFTLIGAAQGGMRGILVNLAGAAVIGAVAYWLAVATGNFQQWGAVGIGYYAIFSWASTLKRRDEPTFRLIWGTPAFLTTILGYGMVAFMSYAATFWAAPYAIRILEEAPSTAGWWIGGPGAVGGFFGVVLGGRMADYLRQRNPAGRLLVVGFGLVGAAPFLFLMFTTETPMVFYIAAFLQSLFGSSALGGAAATTQDLVLPRMRGTATATFFLATTLVGLALGPYMAGQVSTMTGSLSIGGLSLLVAVPVGLVLLIVAYRTVPTAERTVLERARAAGEDV; encoded by the coding sequence TTGACAGCGGATTCCGCGCAGGCTGCCACGACCGATCCGGCGTTCGATCCCGATGGGAAGGTGCCGGCCTATAGCTGGTATGCACTCAGCATCCTGGTGATCGTCTACGTTCTCAATTTCGTGGACCGCAATATCATTTCGATCCTGGCAGAGGACATCAAGGCCGACCTGGGCCTGCGCGATGACCAGATCGGCTTTCTCTACGGCACCGCGTTCGGCGTCTTCTATGCCCTGTTCGGCATCCCCTTGGGGAAGCTTGCGGATAACTGGCACCGCGTGCGCCTGATGACCGCCGGCCTGTTTATCTGGTCCGCCTTCACCGCGCTGTCCGGTTTCGCGAAGAACTTCACCACTCTAAGCGTTGCCCGCATCGGCGTCGGCGTGGGTGAGGCCACCGCTAGTCCCAGTGCGTATTCGCTGATTTCCGACTGGTTTCCCAAGAAGATGCGCGCCACGGCGCTCGCGATCTATTCATCGGGCCTGTATATCGGCGGCGGTATCTCGCTGCTGATCGGCGGCGCGATCGTCGAAACATGGAACGGGAGCTATCCGGTCGATGCCCCGCTCGGACTGGCCGGCTGGCAGGCAGCCTTCATTGCGGTAGGCCTTCCGGGTATCCTCCTCGCCTGCCTTGTCTTCACGCTGAAGGAACCGCTTCGCGGCCAGAGCGAGGGGATCATCACCCCGCCTGCGAAGGACCCGTTCCGCGGGTTCGGACGCGAGCTTATTGCAGTCATTCCCCCGTTCACGTTGATCGGCGCGGCACAGGGCGGGATGCGCGGCATCCTGGTCAATCTTGCCGGCGCAGCCGTGATCGGCGCGGTGGCCTACTGGCTGGCCGTGGCGACGGGGAATTTCCAGCAGTGGGGGGCCGTCGGCATCGGCTATTACGCTATCTTCTCCTGGGCCTCGACGCTGAAGCGCCGGGACGAGCCTACCTTCCGCCTGATCTGGGGAACCCCTGCATTCCTTACGACGATCCTTGGCTACGGCATGGTCGCCTTCATGTCCTATGCGGCCACTTTCTGGGCGGCGCCTTATGCCATCCGGATACTGGAAGAAGCACCATCTACCGCTGGCTGGTGGATCGGCGGGCCCGGTGCAGTTGGCGGCTTCTTTGGCGTAGTTCTCGGCGGCCGGATGGCAGATTACCTGCGGCAGAGAAATCCTGCAGGCCGCCTGCTGGTGGTTGGCTTCGGACTGGTGGGCGCGGCGCCCTTCCTGTTCCTGATGTTCACCACGGAAACGCCGATGGTGTTCTACATCGCAGCCTTCCTGCAATCGCTGTTCGGCAGTTCGGCGCTGGGCGGTGCAGCGGCGACGACGCAAGACCTGGTGCTGCCGCGCATGCGGGGCACCGCAACCGCGACATTTTTCCTGGCGACGACGCTCGTCGGCCTTGCCCTTGGTCCCTACATGGCGGGGCAGGTGTCGACGATGACCGGCAGCCTTTCGATCGGGGGCCTCAGCCTTCTGGTCGCGGTCCCTGTCGGGCTTGTGCTGTTGATCGTGGCCTACCGCACAGTCCCCACTGCCGAGAGGACGGTACTGGAAAGGGCGAGGGCAGCTGGCGAGGACGTCTGA
- a CDS encoding sterol desaturase family protein — MPDFSPTDYAVPGFVALLLIEMVWARFRRPDAYEPRDTLVSLGFGLGSTVAGLLFGGLAVAVFFAAYEYRLFTVGWEWWAWPLCFVLDDLKYYWVHRAGHRIRWMWASHVNHHSSQHYNLSTALRQSWTGAFTFGLVFALPLVLLGFHPLMIAICSGFNLIYQFWIHTEAIGRMPRWFEAVMNTPSHHRVHHATNPRYLDRNYAGVFIVWDRMFGTFEEERPDEERIRYGIVKQLGSFNLLWAVFHEWIGMIRDIRAAPWRHKLSYLLREPGWSHDGSRETSDTIRQRWLARQQGSVPQTPAPNTVADQNPIEEPPQAA, encoded by the coding sequence ATGCCCGACTTTTCACCCACCGACTATGCCGTTCCCGGCTTCGTTGCGCTCCTCCTGATCGAGATGGTCTGGGCCCGCTTCCGCCGACCGGACGCATACGAGCCGCGCGATACGCTCGTCAGCCTCGGCTTCGGGCTGGGCAGCACGGTTGCAGGCCTCCTGTTCGGCGGGCTGGCGGTCGCTGTGTTTTTCGCAGCGTATGAATACCGGCTGTTCACCGTCGGCTGGGAATGGTGGGCCTGGCCGTTATGCTTCGTGCTGGACGACCTGAAATATTACTGGGTCCACCGGGCCGGACACCGGATCCGGTGGATGTGGGCGAGCCATGTGAACCATCACTCCAGCCAGCATTACAACCTGTCGACCGCTCTGCGGCAAAGCTGGACCGGCGCCTTCACCTTCGGCCTGGTTTTCGCCCTGCCGCTGGTGCTGCTCGGCTTCCATCCCCTGATGATCGCCATCTGCAGCGGGTTCAACCTGATCTACCAGTTCTGGATCCATACAGAGGCCATCGGCAGGATGCCGCGCTGGTTCGAAGCGGTCATGAACACGCCCAGCCATCACCGCGTCCACCATGCAACGAACCCGCGCTATCTCGACCGCAATTACGCCGGTGTCTTCATCGTGTGGGACCGGATGTTCGGCACGTTCGAGGAAGAGCGCCCGGACGAGGAACGCATTCGCTATGGTATCGTGAAGCAACTGGGCAGCTTCAACCTGTTGTGGGCGGTGTTCCATGAATGGATCGGCATGATCCGGGATATCCGGGCGGCGCCCTGGCGGCACAAGCTGTCCTACCTGCTGCGCGAACCGGGCTGGAGCCACGACGGCAGCCGCGAAACGTCGGACACGATCCGCCAGCGCTGGCTGGCCCGGCAACAGGGTTCCGTGCCCCAAACGCCTGCGCCAAACACGGTGGCAGATCAAAACCCGATTGAAGAGCCTCCTCAAGCCGCGTAA
- the argF gene encoding ornithine carbamoyltransferase, whose amino-acid sequence MSKRDFLDLSDAGRDTIAAMINDAQDRKLARRDWAKGKPDADAPLAGRVLAMIFEKSSTRTRVSFDMAMRQLGGSAMVMESGSMQLGRGESIADTARVLSRMVDAIMIRTDDHAKIEELAANASIPVINGLTDRSHPCQIVADLLTMIEHGKALPCLEVAWLGDGNNVLHSILEAAGLMKFNVRIGCPAGYEPEEEFVSMARAGGARVDIVQDAAQAASGADVVITDTWVSMGQEHAEAKLAAMQPFQVDAALMRNAKPDALFLHCLPAHPGEEVTSEVIEGPQSAVFDEAENRIHAQKSVLRWAFGQL is encoded by the coding sequence ATGAGCAAGCGCGATTTTCTCGACCTGTCCGATGCTGGCCGCGATACCATCGCCGCCATGATCAACGACGCACAGGACCGCAAGCTGGCCCGGCGCGACTGGGCGAAGGGCAAGCCCGACGCCGACGCCCCGCTCGCGGGACGCGTTCTGGCCATGATCTTCGAGAAAAGCTCGACACGCACCCGGGTCAGTTTCGACATGGCCATGCGTCAGCTCGGCGGATCGGCCATGGTCATGGAATCGGGCAGCATGCAGCTGGGCCGCGGGGAAAGCATCGCCGACACCGCGCGCGTTCTCAGCCGGATGGTCGATGCCATCATGATCCGGACCGACGATCATGCCAAGATCGAGGAACTGGCGGCCAATGCCAGCATCCCGGTCATCAACGGCCTGACCGATCGCAGTCATCCATGTCAGATCGTGGCCGACCTGCTGACGATGATCGAGCATGGCAAGGCGTTGCCGTGCCTCGAAGTGGCATGGCTGGGCGATGGCAACAACGTCCTCCACTCGATATTGGAGGCGGCCGGGCTGATGAAATTCAATGTCCGTATCGGATGCCCCGCAGGATACGAGCCGGAGGAGGAGTTCGTGTCCATGGCCCGCGCCGGTGGGGCCCGCGTCGACATCGTGCAGGACGCCGCACAGGCCGCCAGCGGCGCCGATGTCGTCATTACCGACACATGGGTTTCGATGGGGCAGGAGCATGCAGAGGCGAAGCTGGCGGCAATGCAGCCCTTCCAGGTCGACGCGGCCCTGATGAGGAATGCGAAGCCGGACGCCCTGTTTCTCCACTGCCTTCCGGCGCATCCCGGCGAGGAAGTGACGAGCGAGGTCATCGAGGGGCCGCAGTCTGCCGTGTTCGACGAGGCGGAAAACCGGATCCACGCCCAGAAATCCGTGCTGCGCTGGGCGTTCGGCCAGCTCTGA